A genomic region of Dickeya solani IPO 2222 contains the following coding sequences:
- the pykF gene encoding pyruvate kinase PykF, which yields MKKTKIVCTIGPKTESEEVLGKLLNAGMNVMRLNFSHGDYAEHGQRIKNLRAITKKTGQKAAILLDTKGPEIRTIKLENGADVSLTAGQTFIFTTDQSVIGNKERVAVTYAGFASDLSVGNTVLVDDGLIGMEVIEVKGGEVVCKVLNNGDLGENKGVNLPGVSIQLPALAEKDKRDLIFGCEQGVDFVAASFIRKRSDVEEIRAHLKQHGGEHIQIISKIENQEGLNNFDDILDASDGIMVARGDLGVEIPVEEVIFAQKMMIEKCNQARKVVITATQMLDSMIKNPRPTRAEAGDVANAIIDGTDAVMLSGESAKGKYPLEAVSIMATICERTDKVMKSRLDKPHSTSKLRITEAVCRGAVETAEKLEAPLIVVATHGGKSAKSIRKYFPNARILALTTNEITARQLLLTKGVETLLVKEIASTDDFYRIGKEAALQSGFAQEGDVVVMVSGALVSSGTTNTSSVHRL from the coding sequence ATGAAAAAGACTAAAATCGTTTGTACCATCGGCCCAAAAACCGAATCAGAGGAAGTACTGGGCAAACTGCTGAACGCAGGCATGAATGTCATGCGCCTGAATTTCTCTCACGGTGACTACGCCGAACATGGTCAACGTATCAAGAATCTGCGTGCCATCACGAAAAAAACCGGCCAGAAAGCAGCGATCCTGCTGGATACCAAAGGCCCGGAAATCCGTACCATCAAGCTGGAAAACGGCGCGGACGTCTCCCTGACCGCCGGTCAGACGTTCATCTTCACCACCGACCAAAGCGTCATCGGCAATAAGGAACGCGTGGCGGTAACCTATGCCGGTTTTGCCAGCGACCTGAGCGTCGGCAACACCGTACTGGTCGACGATGGTCTGATCGGTATGGAAGTCATCGAGGTCAAGGGTGGCGAGGTGGTCTGTAAGGTGCTGAACAACGGCGATCTGGGTGAAAACAAGGGCGTTAACCTGCCGGGCGTTTCCATCCAGTTGCCTGCGCTGGCAGAAAAAGACAAACGCGACCTGATTTTCGGTTGCGAACAAGGTGTCGATTTCGTGGCGGCATCCTTTATCCGTAAACGTTCCGATGTGGAAGAGATCCGTGCCCACCTGAAACAGCACGGCGGCGAGCACATCCAGATCATCTCCAAGATCGAAAACCAGGAAGGTCTGAACAACTTTGACGACATTCTGGACGCCTCTGACGGCATCATGGTGGCCCGCGGCGACCTGGGCGTTGAGATCCCGGTCGAAGAAGTGATCTTCGCTCAAAAAATGATGATCGAAAAATGTAATCAGGCTCGCAAAGTGGTGATCACCGCGACCCAGATGCTGGACTCAATGATCAAGAATCCGCGTCCGACCCGCGCCGAAGCCGGTGACGTCGCCAACGCCATCATCGACGGCACCGACGCAGTGATGCTGTCCGGCGAGAGCGCCAAGGGCAAATACCCGCTGGAAGCAGTCAGCATCATGGCGACCATCTGCGAACGCACTGATAAAGTGATGAAGTCGCGTCTGGATAAACCGCACAGCACCAGCAAACTGCGCATCACCGAAGCGGTGTGCCGCGGTGCGGTGGAAACCGCAGAGAAACTGGAAGCGCCGCTGATCGTCGTCGCCACCCACGGCGGCAAATCCGCCAAATCCATCCGCAAGTACTTCCCGAATGCCCGCATTCTGGCGCTAACCACCAATGAAATCACTGCACGTCAGCTGCTGCTGACTAAAGGCGTGGAAACGCTGCTGGTGAAAGAGATCGCTTCTACCGATGATTTCTACCGCATCGGTAAGGAAGCAGCGCTGCAGAGCGGCTTCGCTCAGGAAGGCGACGTGGTGGTGATGGTTTCCGGTGCGCTGGTGTCGAGCGGTACCACCAATACCTCTTCGGTACACCGCCTGTAA
- a CDS encoding L,D-transpeptidase family protein, producing the protein MKRALTLMGLLFTSCLAGMQPASATEYPLPPPDSRLIGENITYTVPNDGHPLEVIAAKFKIGLLGMLEANPGTDPYLPKPGSNLTIPLQMLLPDTPREGVVVNLAELRLYYFPKGKNTVIVYPIGIGQLGRNTPVMVTRVIERRPNPTWIPTANIRRHYKEQGVTLPAVVPGGPDNPMGLFALRLEKSGGVYSIHGTNADFGIGMRVSSGCIRLRPEDIEALFNDVPVGTRVQIINEPIKIAVEPDGKRYVEVHQPLSHTDKDDPQTMPIALNQKVKAFIRHDDTDAEAAQNAIVRRSGMPVLVNTGQNAPHQPSLQQQGAPISAVVTSPSH; encoded by the coding sequence ATGAAACGTGCGCTTACCCTGATGGGATTATTGTTTACCTCCTGTCTGGCGGGCATGCAGCCTGCCAGTGCGACGGAATACCCTCTGCCACCCCCTGACAGTCGACTGATCGGGGAAAATATTACCTATACCGTGCCCAATGACGGGCATCCGCTGGAAGTTATCGCCGCCAAATTCAAAATTGGCCTGCTCGGTATGCTGGAAGCCAACCCCGGCACTGACCCCTACCTGCCCAAGCCAGGCTCGAACCTGACGATTCCGTTGCAGATGCTGCTGCCGGATACGCCGCGGGAAGGCGTGGTGGTCAATCTGGCGGAACTGCGGCTGTACTATTTCCCGAAAGGGAAAAATACGGTGATCGTCTATCCGATCGGCATCGGTCAGCTTGGCCGTAATACGCCGGTGATGGTGACCCGTGTTATCGAACGGCGCCCGAACCCGACCTGGATTCCCACCGCCAACATTCGTCGTCACTACAAGGAACAGGGAGTTACACTGCCTGCGGTGGTGCCGGGCGGGCCGGACAACCCGATGGGATTGTTCGCGTTACGGCTGGAGAAAAGCGGCGGTGTGTACTCGATTCATGGTACCAATGCCGATTTCGGCATCGGTATGCGGGTGAGTTCCGGTTGTATCCGCCTGCGTCCGGAAGATATTGAAGCGCTGTTTAATGACGTGCCGGTAGGCACCCGGGTACAGATCATCAATGAACCGATCAAGATTGCGGTGGAACCTGACGGGAAACGCTATGTGGAAGTGCATCAGCCGCTGTCGCACACCGATAAAGATGACCCACAGACCATGCCGATTGCGCTGAATCAGAAGGTGAAAGCCTTTATCCGTCATGACGATACTGACGCCGAAGCGGCTCAAAACGCCATTGTGCGCCGTTCCGGCATGCCGGTGCTGGTCAATACCGGGCAGAACGCTCCTCATCAGCCGTCGCTGCAACAGCAAGGGGCGCCGATATCGGCGGTGGTGACATCCCCGTCGCACTGA
- the sufS gene encoding cysteine desulfurase SufS, whose translation MNYPVDHYPIDRVRADFPILQQSVNGQPLAYLDSAASAQKPLAVIDRERDFYLHDYAAVHRGIHTLSARATSAMEEVRAKIATFIHAASAEDIVFVRGTTEAINLVANSYGRIAFQPGDNVVISEMEHHANIVPWQMLAQARGLTLRVLPITDDGELDMAQLPALLDERTRLVAVTQVSNVLGTVNPLAEIIRQAHACGAKVLVDGAQAVMHQAVDVQALDCDFYAFSGHKLYGPSGIGALYGKSELLQAMPPWEGGGAMIREVSLTQGTTYADPPWRFEAGSPHVVGIIGLGAALDYVSALGVDAIQTYEDQLMRYALASLAEVPTLRLYGPAHRQGVIAFNLGRHHAFDVGSFLDQYGIAIRTGHHCAMPLMSRYGVSSMCRASLALYSCQDEIDRLVTGLHRIHRLLGE comes from the coding sequence GTGAATTATCCTGTCGATCATTACCCTATCGATCGAGTGCGGGCGGATTTCCCGATTTTACAACAATCGGTCAACGGACAGCCGCTGGCCTATCTGGACAGCGCCGCCAGCGCGCAGAAACCGCTGGCGGTTATCGATCGCGAACGGGATTTCTACCTGCACGACTATGCCGCGGTACACCGCGGCATCCATACGCTGAGCGCCCGCGCCACCAGCGCGATGGAAGAGGTGAGGGCGAAGATCGCCACCTTTATCCATGCCGCTTCGGCGGAAGACATCGTGTTTGTGCGCGGCACCACCGAAGCCATCAATCTGGTGGCCAACAGTTACGGGCGTATCGCGTTTCAGCCCGGCGACAACGTGGTGATCAGCGAAATGGAGCACCACGCCAACATCGTGCCCTGGCAGATGCTGGCGCAGGCGCGCGGGCTGACGCTGCGCGTTCTGCCGATCACCGATGACGGCGAACTGGACATGGCACAACTGCCGGCGTTGCTGGATGAACGCACCCGGCTGGTGGCGGTAACGCAGGTTTCCAACGTGCTGGGTACGGTTAACCCGCTGGCGGAGATCATCCGTCAGGCGCATGCCTGCGGGGCGAAAGTGCTGGTGGATGGCGCGCAGGCGGTGATGCACCAGGCCGTGGACGTGCAGGCGCTGGATTGCGATTTCTACGCGTTTTCCGGCCATAAGCTGTACGGACCGTCAGGCATTGGCGCACTGTACGGCAAAAGCGAGCTGCTGCAGGCGATGCCGCCGTGGGAAGGCGGCGGCGCGATGATCCGCGAGGTCAGCCTGACTCAGGGGACCACCTATGCCGATCCGCCGTGGCGCTTTGAGGCGGGCTCGCCGCATGTCGTCGGAATTATCGGTCTGGGGGCGGCGTTGGATTATGTTTCCGCGCTGGGGGTTGATGCGATTCAGACGTATGAGGACCAACTGATGCGCTATGCGCTGGCGTCGTTGGCCGAGGTGCCGACGCTCCGTCTGTACGGCCCGGCGCATCGTCAGGGCGTGATCGCCTTCAATCTGGGGCGTCACCACGCGTTCGATGTCGGCAGCTTCCTCGACCAGTACGGCATTGCCATTCGCACCGGCCACCATTGCGCCATGCCGCTGATGAGCCGTTATGGCGTGTCAAGCATGTGCCGCGCATCGCTGGCGCTCTATTCCTGTCAGGATGAGATTGACCGCCTGGTGACGGGCCTGCACCGCATACATCGTCTGTTGGGCGAGTGA
- the bglF gene encoding PTS beta-glucoside transporter subunit IIABC: MNYETLASEIRDGVGGQENIISVIHCATRLRFKLRDNANANADVLKNNPGIIMVVESGGQFQVVVGNQVADVYQALLSLDGMARFSEPGISEEEKKKDSLFAGFIDIISSIFTPFVGVMAATGILKGFLALGVATHFISESSGTYKLLFAASDALFYFFPIVLGYTAGKKFGGNPFTTLVIGATLVHPSMIATFNAMQVPDHPTLHFLGIPITFINYSSSVIPILFASWVSCKLEKPLNRWLHVNIRNFFTPLLCIVISVPLTFLLIGPSATWLSQMLSGGYQWLYGLNSSLAGAVMGALWQVCVIFGLHWGFVPLMLNNLSVMGHDTLLPLLTPAVLGQAGATLGVLLRTRDMKRKGIAGSAFSAAIFGITEPAVYGVTLPLRRPFIFGCIGGALGAAVMGYFHTTMYSFGFPSIFTFTQIIPPTGVDSSVWAAVIGTLASFIFAALTSWSFGVPQDEGQAAVADTPAPQVVVTGNTPSDETLFSPLAGEVVLLEQVADRTFASGVMGKGVAIRPSQGRLYAPVDGTVASLFKTHHAIGLASRGGAEVLIHVGIDTVRLDGRYFTPHVRVGDVVRQGDLLLEFDGPAIEAAGYDLTTPIVITNSEDYRGVALVASGKVDANAPLTQLVC; this comes from the coding sequence ATGAATTACGAAACATTAGCCAGTGAAATAAGAGATGGCGTAGGCGGTCAGGAAAATATCATTAGCGTGATACATTGCGCCACGCGCCTGCGGTTTAAACTCAGGGATAATGCCAACGCCAATGCCGATGTGCTGAAAAATAATCCGGGCATTATCATGGTGGTGGAAAGCGGCGGCCAATTTCAGGTGGTAGTGGGAAATCAGGTTGCCGATGTTTATCAGGCACTGCTTTCTCTTGACGGTATGGCGCGCTTCAGTGAGCCGGGAATATCGGAAGAAGAGAAGAAAAAAGACAGCCTGTTTGCCGGATTTATTGACATTATTTCCAGCATTTTTACCCCGTTTGTCGGCGTGATGGCGGCGACAGGTATCCTGAAAGGTTTTCTGGCGCTGGGGGTTGCCACCCATTTTATATCGGAAAGCAGCGGCACCTATAAACTGCTGTTCGCCGCCAGCGACGCGCTGTTCTATTTCTTCCCCATTGTGCTGGGCTATACGGCCGGCAAGAAGTTTGGCGGCAACCCGTTCACCACGCTGGTGATTGGCGCCACGCTGGTGCATCCGAGCATGATCGCTACCTTCAACGCCATGCAGGTGCCGGATCACCCAACGCTGCATTTTCTGGGGATCCCGATTACCTTCATCAATTACAGCTCCTCGGTAATCCCGATTCTGTTCGCCAGTTGGGTATCCTGCAAACTGGAAAAACCGCTGAATCGTTGGCTGCACGTCAATATCCGCAATTTTTTCACGCCGCTGCTGTGTATTGTCATCAGCGTTCCGCTGACGTTTTTGCTGATCGGCCCCAGCGCCACCTGGCTAAGCCAGATGTTGTCGGGCGGGTACCAGTGGCTGTATGGACTGAACTCGTCGCTGGCGGGTGCCGTAATGGGCGCGTTGTGGCAGGTTTGCGTGATTTTTGGGCTGCACTGGGGTTTTGTGCCATTGATGCTGAACAACCTGAGCGTAATGGGGCATGACACCCTGTTGCCGCTGCTGACGCCGGCTGTGCTGGGGCAGGCAGGCGCCACGCTGGGCGTATTGCTGCGCACCCGGGACATGAAACGCAAAGGGATTGCCGGGTCGGCGTTTTCCGCCGCGATTTTTGGGATTACCGAGCCGGCGGTGTACGGCGTGACGCTGCCGCTGCGTCGCCCCTTTATCTTTGGCTGTATCGGCGGAGCGCTGGGTGCGGCGGTGATGGGGTATTTCCATACCACCATGTATTCGTTCGGTTTTCCCAGCATTTTCACCTTTACCCAAATCATTCCGCCGACCGGCGTGGACAGCAGCGTTTGGGCGGCCGTCATCGGGACGCTGGCGTCATTCATTTTTGCAGCGCTGACCAGTTGGTCGTTTGGCGTGCCGCAGGATGAAGGGCAGGCCGCCGTGGCGGATACCCCGGCGCCGCAGGTGGTGGTGACCGGTAACACGCCCAGCGATGAGACACTATTCAGTCCGCTGGCTGGCGAGGTGGTGCTGCTGGAACAAGTGGCCGATCGCACCTTCGCCAGCGGCGTGATGGGCAAGGGGGTCGCTATCCGGCCTTCACAAGGGCGGCTGTATGCGCCGGTGGATGGCACGGTGGCGTCGCTGTTCAAGACCCACCACGCCATTGGCCTGGCATCACGAGGCGGAGCCGAGGTGTTGATTCACGTCGGCATCGACACTGTCCGGCTGGATGGCCGTTATTTTACCCCGCACGTGCGTGTCGGCGACGTGGTGCGCCAGGGCGACCTACTGCTGGAATTTGATGGCCCGGCCATTGAGGCGGCGGGCTATGACCTCACCACCCCGATTGTGATTACCAACAGCGAAGACTACCGCGGGGTCGCACTCGTCGCCAGCGGCAAGGTGGACGCCAATGCGCCACTGACGCAGCTGGTATGCTGA
- a CDS encoding glycoside hydrolase family 1 protein: protein MSNSFPAHFLWGGAIAANQVEGAYLTDGKGLSTSDLQPQGIFGDIVTRQPGDNGIKDVAIDFYHRYPQDIALFAEMGFTCLRISIAWTRIFPQGDEAEPNEAGLAFYDRLFDELAKYGIQPLVTLSHYEMPYGLVEKHGGWGNRLTIDCFERYARAVFARYRHKVKRWLTFNEINMSLHAPFTGVGLPPDSDKAAIYQAIHHQLVASARAVKACHEIIPDAHIGNMLLGAMLYPLTSKPEDVMESLHQNREWLFFGDVQVRGAYPGYMHRYFREQGITLNITAQDTQDLKATVDFISFSYYMTGCVSTDEAQLEKTRGNILNMVPNPYLESSEWGWQIDPLGLRYLLNFLYDRYQKPLFIVENGLGAKDKIEENGDIHDDYRIRYLNDHLVQVGEAIDDGVDVLGYTCWGPIDLISASKAEMSKRYGFIYVDRDDAGQGSLERRRKKSFYWYQSVIASHGKTLTR from the coding sequence ATGAGTAATTCTTTCCCGGCGCATTTTTTATGGGGCGGCGCGATTGCCGCCAATCAGGTGGAAGGCGCCTATCTGACCGATGGAAAAGGACTTTCTACGTCGGATTTACAGCCTCAGGGCATCTTCGGCGATATTGTGACGCGCCAGCCGGGTGACAACGGCATCAAAGATGTGGCGATTGATTTTTATCACCGTTACCCGCAGGACATTGCGCTGTTTGCTGAAATGGGATTTACCTGCCTGCGTATATCGATAGCCTGGACGCGCATTTTCCCGCAGGGGGACGAGGCAGAACCGAACGAAGCCGGGCTGGCGTTTTACGATCGGCTGTTTGATGAGCTGGCAAAGTACGGCATTCAGCCATTGGTGACGTTGTCACATTATGAAATGCCATACGGACTGGTGGAGAAACACGGCGGCTGGGGTAACCGGTTGACCATCGATTGCTTTGAGCGCTACGCCCGTGCGGTGTTTGCGCGTTATCGTCACAAGGTTAAGCGCTGGCTGACATTCAACGAGATCAATATGTCGCTGCATGCGCCCTTTACCGGCGTCGGGCTGCCGCCGGACAGCGATAAAGCGGCGATTTATCAGGCGATCCACCATCAACTGGTGGCCAGCGCCAGAGCGGTAAAAGCCTGTCATGAGATCATTCCGGACGCGCACATCGGCAATATGTTGCTGGGGGCGATGCTCTATCCGCTGACCAGCAAGCCGGAAGATGTGATGGAAAGCCTGCATCAGAACCGGGAATGGCTGTTCTTCGGTGATGTGCAGGTGCGCGGTGCGTATCCAGGGTATATGCATCGTTATTTCCGGGAACAGGGTATTACGCTGAATATCACGGCGCAGGATACGCAGGACCTGAAAGCCACCGTTGATTTTATTTCCTTCAGCTATTACATGACCGGCTGTGTCAGCACTGATGAAGCGCAACTCGAAAAAACGCGCGGCAATATTTTGAATATGGTGCCGAACCCGTATCTGGAAAGCTCTGAATGGGGATGGCAGATTGATCCGCTGGGGCTGCGGTATTTGCTGAATTTCTTGTACGACCGTTATCAAAAGCCGTTGTTTATTGTCGAGAACGGTCTGGGCGCGAAAGATAAGATTGAAGAGAATGGCGACATTCACGACGATTATCGTATCCGCTACCTGAATGATCATCTGGTGCAGGTCGGCGAAGCTATCGACGACGGCGTTGACGTGCTGGGATATACCTGTTGGGGGCCGATTGACTTGATCAGCGCCTCGAAGGCGGAAATGTCCAAACGCTATGGCTTTATTTATGTCGACCGTGATGATGCCGGTCAGGGTTCGCTGGAGCGGAGACGTAAAAAGAGTTTTTACTGGTACCAATCCGTTATTGCCAGTCACGGAAAAACGCTGACGCGATAA
- a CDS encoding carbohydrate porin: MKIKNSYLVIASLLYPISFISTAAPLTVEQRLAALEKDLQETKQELQRYKEQEKKNKAITLVRDNSVANENNKNNAGSVAKTATPIADNGLSVDNGLSSVAVSSDSRASMTLHELSQYVKEDIGFTYSGYFRSGWATGSQGAPKSWAIGSLGRFGNEHTSWYDLIIKQRVFNKDGKSAYGVIKLDGNVGQSYSGGWFGEDSSNENKLQFSDIYLTTTGFLPFAPEADFWVGKHALPVYEIQMLDWKSNKTDSAAGVGVENIRAGVGSIDVALTREDIDVYNRDLTKYQQMNTNAVEARYKGIPLWNGASLMVLGKYAMANKNDTQKTNEASNNYFPMKDSWLGGVVLRQALPNNGFNEFTAQMANNSIASSLARYAGSSPFVAVNGKYYGDHSGGTALRLISQGEMYLRPDVIMANALVYTRGQDVYSYDTGAHTDFDSVRAVVRPAYIWSNYNQSGVELGYFSQTNKNQAGKYFTESGYKTTLFHTIKVDTSMLASRPEIRFYGTYIRVLDNELDQFTFADSKKNQFTAGVQAEVWW; the protein is encoded by the coding sequence ATGAAAATAAAGAATAGCTATCTGGTGATAGCCAGCCTGCTTTATCCAATATCGTTTATTTCCACTGCGGCACCATTAACGGTTGAGCAACGACTGGCGGCGCTGGAAAAAGATTTACAGGAAACCAAACAGGAATTGCAACGTTATAAAGAGCAGGAGAAGAAAAATAAAGCCATCACCCTGGTCAGGGATAATTCCGTCGCCAACGAAAATAATAAAAATAATGCCGGCAGCGTCGCGAAAACCGCTACGCCGATCGCAGATAATGGACTGTCTGTAGATAACGGATTGTCTTCTGTGGCAGTATCATCCGACAGTCGCGCTTCCATGACATTGCATGAACTCAGTCAGTATGTAAAAGAGGATATTGGTTTTACCTATTCCGGTTATTTCCGTTCCGGCTGGGCTACCGGTTCACAGGGGGCACCCAAATCCTGGGCTATTGGTTCGCTGGGGCGATTCGGCAATGAGCACACCAGTTGGTATGACCTGATCATTAAACAACGCGTATTCAACAAAGACGGCAAGTCTGCCTATGGGGTGATAAAACTGGACGGCAACGTTGGGCAGTCCTATTCCGGCGGCTGGTTCGGCGAAGACAGCAGCAATGAAAACAAATTGCAGTTCTCGGATATTTATCTCACCACCACAGGGTTCCTGCCGTTTGCGCCGGAGGCGGATTTCTGGGTCGGCAAGCATGCGCTGCCGGTGTATGAAATTCAGATGCTGGACTGGAAGAGCAATAAAACCGACTCTGCCGCCGGTGTGGGGGTAGAAAATATCAGGGCGGGCGTCGGATCTATTGATGTGGCGCTGACCCGTGAGGATATCGACGTTTATAACCGTGACCTGACTAAATATCAGCAGATGAATACCAACGCGGTGGAAGCGCGCTATAAGGGCATTCCGTTATGGAACGGCGCCAGTCTAATGGTATTGGGAAAATATGCCATGGCCAATAAAAACGATACCCAGAAAACCAATGAAGCCAGTAATAACTATTTCCCGATGAAGGATTCGTGGTTGGGCGGCGTGGTGCTGCGTCAGGCGTTGCCGAATAACGGCTTTAATGAGTTCACCGCGCAGATGGCCAATAATTCCATTGCCAGCAGTCTGGCGCGCTATGCCGGTTCCAGCCCGTTTGTGGCGGTTAACGGCAAATATTACGGCGACCACAGCGGCGGCACGGCGTTGCGTCTGATTTCTCAAGGGGAGATGTACCTGCGTCCCGATGTAATCATGGCCAACGCGTTGGTATACACCCGCGGGCAGGATGTCTACAGCTATGACACCGGCGCCCATACCGATTTCGACAGCGTGCGCGCGGTGGTCAGACCCGCTTACATCTGGAGCAATTACAACCAGAGCGGCGTCGAGCTCGGCTATTTCAGCCAGACCAATAAGAATCAGGCCGGGAAGTATTTCACCGAGTCAGGCTATAAAACCACGTTATTCCACACCATCAAGGTCGACACCAGCATGCTGGCTTCCCGACCGGAAATCCGTTTCTACGGCACTTATATCCGGGTGCTGGATAACGAACTGGATCAGTTCACCTTTGCCGATAGCAAGAAAAATCAATTTACCGCCGGCGTTCAGGCTGAGGTCTGGTGGTGA
- the licT gene encoding BglG family transcription antiterminator LicT, translated as MKIAKILNNNVVTVMDEQNNEQVVMGRGLGFKKRPGDAVDAALIEKIFSLRSSELTARLSDVLERIPLEVVTTADRIIALAKEKLTGNLQNSLYISLTDHCHFAIERHRQGVDIRNGLQWEVKRLYQKEFAIGLDALEIIHRRLGVRLPEDEAGFIALHLVNAQLDSHMPEVMRITRVMQEILNIVKYQLNLDYNEQAFSYHRFVTHLKFFAQRLLGHTPVFSEDESLHDVVKEKYTLAYHCAEKIQDHIMLNYDYTLTKEELMFLTIHIERVRSELQEQSTE; from the coding sequence ATGAAGATCGCCAAAATATTGAATAATAATGTCGTCACGGTCATGGATGAACAGAATAACGAACAGGTCGTGATGGGGCGGGGGCTGGGATTCAAAAAACGGCCGGGGGATGCGGTAGACGCCGCGCTTATCGAAAAAATTTTCTCTTTGCGCAGCAGCGAGCTGACCGCCCGGCTGAGCGATGTACTGGAACGTATCCCGCTGGAGGTGGTGACCACCGCCGATCGGATTATCGCGCTGGCGAAAGAAAAACTGACCGGAAATCTGCAGAACAGCCTCTATATTTCATTGACCGACCATTGCCACTTTGCCATCGAACGTCACCGGCAAGGGGTGGATATCCGCAACGGACTACAGTGGGAGGTCAAACGGCTGTATCAAAAAGAGTTCGCCATCGGGCTGGATGCGCTGGAGATCATTCACCGGCGGCTGGGGGTCCGGTTGCCGGAAGATGAAGCGGGCTTTATTGCGTTGCATCTGGTGAACGCCCAGTTGGACAGCCATATGCCGGAAGTGATGCGTATTACCCGCGTGATGCAGGAAATCCTGAATATCGTCAAATATCAGCTGAATCTCGACTATAACGAGCAGGCATTCAGTTATCACCGGTTTGTGACTCACCTGAAGTTTTTTGCACAGCGATTATTAGGGCACACGCCGGTATTCAGCGAAGATGAATCGCTGCACGATGTGGTGAAAGAAAAATATACACTGGCGTATCACTGTGCCGAAAAAATTCAGGATCACATTATGCTGAATTACGACTATACCCTGACCAAGGAAGAATTGATGTTTCTGACTATTCATATCGAGCGGGTGCGGTCGGAATTGCAGGAGCAGTCGACAGAATAA
- the sufE gene encoding cysteine desulfuration protein SufE — MAQLPDPQKLLRNFSRCSNWEEKYLYIIELGAGLVPLNDAQRQDGNRVSGCQSQVWIDLACDEQGKVVLHGDSDAAIVKGLIAIVFSLYQGLSAREIVEQDVRPFFASLALTQHLTPSRSQGLEAMLRAVRARAAALV, encoded by the coding sequence ATGGCGCAACTGCCGGATCCGCAGAAGCTGCTGCGGAATTTTTCCCGTTGCAGCAACTGGGAAGAGAAGTACCTCTATATCATTGAACTGGGCGCCGGTCTGGTGCCGCTCAACGACGCCCAGCGTCAGGACGGCAACCGGGTATCCGGCTGCCAGAGTCAGGTGTGGATCGATCTGGCTTGTGACGAACAAGGTAAGGTGGTGCTGCACGGCGATAGCGATGCCGCTATCGTCAAGGGATTGATTGCCATCGTTTTTAGCTTGTATCAGGGGCTGTCCGCCCGGGAGATTGTCGAGCAGGATGTGCGCCCTTTCTTCGCGTCGCTGGCGCTGACTCAGCACCTGACGCCATCACGATCGCAAGGGCTGGAGGCCATGCTGCGCGCCGTACGAGCGCGAGCGGCTGCGCTGGTATAA
- a CDS encoding major outer membrane lipoprotein — protein MNRTKLVLGAVILGSTLLAGCSSNAKLDQLSSDVSSLNEKVSALTSKVDALATDVQAAKDDAARANQRLDNQVRTYKK, from the coding sequence ATGAATCGTACTAAACTGGTACTGGGCGCGGTAATCCTGGGTTCCACTCTGCTGGCTGGTTGCTCCAGCAATGCTAAACTGGATCAGCTGTCTTCTGACGTTTCTTCTCTGAACGAAAAAGTATCTGCTCTGACCAGCAAAGTTGACGCTCTGGCTACCGACGTGCAGGCTGCTAAAGATGACGCAGCTCGTGCTAACCAGCGCCTGGACAACCAGGTTCGTACTTACAAGAAGTAA